In the genome of Gemmatimonadota bacterium, the window GCCGCCTGCTGCCAGCCCCCTCTGCGGAAGCCCCGCCCGTCTAGTAGTGAACTAGTGGGTCGTCACCGAAAATCCCGTGGCATTCGACTGCGGCTGCATCCCGAGCCGCTAGCCGGGCGTCATGCGGGAGGCAGCCGGAGCTTCCGACCCGGCATCAGCCTGCGTGGATTGACCCCCGGGTTCGCGGCGCGCAACGCCTCGACCGTGAGCCGGTGGCGCCGGGCAATGCCCTCGAGGGTGTCACCCCGCCGGATCACATAGGCACGCGCAGCCTGTTTCCGGTCGGCAGCGCCGCTGGCCGCGGGGGCCTCAGCGGAGGTCGTGGGGAGTCGAAGCTTCTGACCAGGCCGGATACGCCGCGGATCTACGCCGGAGTTCGCGGCCCGCAAGGCGTCCACGGTTGTCCCCCAACGCCGCGCGATGCCGGTCAGCGTTTCGCCGGCCCGGACCGAGTGGAAGCGCGGCGCCGCCGCCGAGTCCGGCGTGATGGGAGCGGCATCGGCTGCGCCGGCGGGCGCCGGGGGTGCAATCGGGGCCGGCGAGACGGGCGGCTCCTCATCGAGGCCCTGGGGCGGCCGGCGGAACTCCGCCAGGCGAGTGCCAATGGCGTCCTCGATCCGCTTCGCTTTCCACGTGGACGGCACGTTGTTGCTCAAGATGCTGAAGGCCAGCCGCTCCCCGTTCCCCGCCCGCACATACCCCGACAGAGCCGATACCCGATCAATCGTCCCCGTCTTCGCACGGAGGTTCCGCTCCGCCGCCGTGCGGTACATGCGCCGCAGCCCACCGGGCTCGCCTGCCTCCGGCAGCGTAGACCAGAACGCCTCCCACATGGTTGAAGCCGCCATGTACCTCAGAAGCTGGACCATGTGACCTGCGCTCGCGCGGTTCAGCACGGAGAGGCCGGAACCATCGAAGATCTGCAGGCCCGCCGGCTCTGCTCCCGTCTCGGACTGCAGGATGTAGCGGGCCGCGCGGCCACCCCCCTCTACGGTGCCGTCCCCCAGCGCGACACGGCCCACCGTCCGGAGCACGAGCTCGGCGTAAAGGTTGTGGCTGCGCTTGTTCACCACCTCGAGGATGTCCAGCAGCGGCGGGGAGCGGTGCACGGCAAGCACGCGCAGGGGCGGCCGGTCATCGAAAGCCGGAGCAAAGACGGAGCGGCCAGTCAGCGGCGAATCCTCGGGAAGTTGCACCGAGCGGACTGCGCCCGTCACCTGGATCCCGCGCTCCTCGAGTACCTGGCGCAGCACGGCGGCCGCATAGCGGGCGGGATCCGCCACCGGGACGGTGCGCCACACGCCGCGGTGGCTGCGGCTGATCTGGCCCCGCACCACAATCGGACCATCATAGGCAGCGCGGTTCACGTCGATCCAGGACCGGCCGCGCCGCACGGTCGTGGCCTGGTTCACGATGGCAATGCCTTCACCGCCCGGCACGAGCTGCAGCTCGGGTCGCCACCCGGGCTGAGCCGCGGGCCGGACGCGTAGCGTTACGACGTTGTCATTGAAGGCGAGGGCAGTGGCCGGCGCGGCGTACCACGCATTCATGTAGCTCTCCTGCCAGCCCAACCCGGTAGACGGTCCGCCGAAATACGAGGCGTCGCCGACCACGTCCCCCTCGATGCGGGTGATGCCCAGGGCGCGCAGCGCGTCCGCGAACTCCTCCCAGACCGACGTTTTCCTGGCATAGAACCGGTCGGACAGCGTGGGGTCGCCGGTGCCGTACAGGATCAGGTCGCCGCGCAGCACGCCTGCGTCCTCGAGGCCATCCGTCATGAGGAACGTGCTGTAGCGGAACTGCGGACCCAGGTAATACAGCGCAGCGGCCGCCGTGAAGAGCTTCATGTTCGAGGCGGGCGCAAGCGGGACATCCGGCTGGTGCGCGAAGAGTGTGTCACCGCGGTCGAGCGAGACGACCAACACGCCCCAGCGGTTGCCGTGCCACCCGGGCTGGCGGAGCAATTGCTCCAGCTCGGAACGCAGCAGCCCGACCGCATGGGCGGAAGCCGCGCCGGCCGGCGCCGCGAGCCGCCCGTCAGCCGGCGGGACCGGCACACGGTCACCGCCCGTCGCGCTCAGTAGCAGCAACAAAAAGAGCGAGTGCACCACGGTTCGCTCAGACGCTCCTTCCTCGGAATCCCCGAATAAAGCGCGAAACTATACGCGCTGCCCCGAAAGCGTGCAAGACAGGGGCCAACCCGCCGAGGGGCCAACCCGCCGCGTTCACAGCGCGGCGCGCCGGAGCTGGCTTTCTGGCACGGCGTCGCGTCCGGCCCCCCTGGCGCAGCTCCGGCCAGTTCCGCGCCGCGGGGCAAAGATTGCCGCACCCTGCAACAAACTACGGCCGCCGGGTGCCCGCCTCCCGGTGGAACGCCGCCAGAGCTTATATTGTTCCTATGCTGATCGGCGCAGGCATTGACCTGGTATCCATACCCCGGTTCGTCGAGTTCTGGACCCGCCGGCAGGAACGAGGGCTGCGCCGCCTCTTTACCGCTGGCGAACTCGACTACTGCTTCGGTCTCGCCCGCCCCGCTGCCTCCCTGGCCGCACGCTTCGCCGCCAAGGAGGCCTTCTTCAAGGCACTCGGCACGGGCTACGGCAGGGGCGGCGCCTGGACGGAGGTCGAAGTGCGCCGGGTCGGCGCGGGAAGACCGGTGCTCGAGCTCCATGGCCGCGCCGCCCGCCTGGCCAGAGATCAGGGCGTGCGCCACGTGCACCTCTCCCTCTCGCACACTGCAGAGCTCGCCACGGCGCAGGTGCTGCTCGAGGGCTGAA includes:
- a CDS encoding holo-ACP synthase: MLIGAGIDLVSIPRFVEFWTRRQERGLRRLFTAGELDYCFGLARPAASLAARFAAKEAFFKALGTGYGRGGAWTEVEVRRVGAGRPVLELHGRAARLARDQGVRHVHLSLSHTAELATAQVLLEG
- the dacB gene encoding D-alanyl-D-alanine carboxypeptidase/D-alanyl-D-alanine-endopeptidase, producing MVHSLFLLLLLSATGGDRVPVPPADGRLAAPAGAASAHAVGLLRSELEQLLRQPGWHGNRWGVLVVSLDRGDTLFAHQPDVPLAPASNMKLFTAAAALYYLGPQFRYSTFLMTDGLEDAGVLRGDLILYGTGDPTLSDRFYARKTSVWEEFADALRALGITRIEGDVVGDASYFGGPSTGLGWQESYMNAWYAAPATALAFNDNVVTLRVRPAAQPGWRPELQLVPGGEGIAIVNQATTVRRGRSWIDVNRAAYDGPIVVRGQISRSHRGVWRTVPVADPARYAAAVLRQVLEERGIQVTGAVRSVQLPEDSPLTGRSVFAPAFDDRPPLRVLAVHRSPPLLDILEVVNKRSHNLYAELVLRTVGRVALGDGTVEGGGRAARYILQSETGAEPAGLQIFDGSGLSVLNRASAGHMVQLLRYMAASTMWEAFWSTLPEAGEPGGLRRMYRTAAERNLRAKTGTIDRVSALSGYVRAGNGERLAFSILSNNVPSTWKAKRIEDAIGTRLAEFRRPPQGLDEEPPVSPAPIAPPAPAGAADAAPITPDSAAAPRFHSVRAGETLTGIARRWGTTVDALRAANSGVDPRRIRPGQKLRLPTTSAEAPAASGAADRKQAARAYVIRRGDTLEGIARRHRLTVEALRAANPGVNPRRLMPGRKLRLPPA